The following are encoded together in the Streptomyces asoensis genome:
- a CDS encoding penicillin-binding transpeptidase domain-containing protein: MRKGAKAVIVGSVFAVMVGGAGYGAFNIVDALDDSGSGAGGPGDAGPAVVKSGPPSGSEVKETSAAFFAAWEKGQASAAADLTNNAARAEPLLASYGQAAHITAVKITPGAAAGDSVPFAVKATVTFGGKSKPLAYRSRLTVVRGLTTGKALVDWQPSVVHPGLKSMDDTLVTGASAAPSIEAVDRDGKVLTKEKFPSLGPILDQLRAKYGEQAGGTAGVELAVRHATPDTPDTPLLTLAEGKAGKLPTTLSSGLQAAAEKAVQKYAQSSVVAVKPSTGEVLAVANNRTDGWNAAFLGEVAPGSTMKIVSAATLIDNGLTTASGAAPCPASAVSESQTFKNITGMKPDENATLAESFARSCNTAFVKFADEVKVDSLTNEARDRFGIGLDWQTGIPSFDGSVPAAGGPDTAAALIGQGQVQMNPLNMASVTATAMTGTFRQPVIVPLGLDDRTSAHARGLSSGTVQQLRSMMNRTATSGTAARLMAGLSGRIGAKTGSAEVDGRARSDSWFTGYRGDVAAAAMTQDGGHGVDASGPIVVDVLRAG, encoded by the coding sequence ATGCGCAAGGGGGCCAAGGCCGTCATAGTCGGCTCGGTGTTCGCCGTGATGGTGGGCGGGGCCGGCTACGGGGCGTTCAACATCGTCGACGCCCTCGACGACAGCGGGAGCGGGGCGGGCGGACCGGGGGACGCCGGGCCCGCCGTCGTGAAGAGCGGGCCGCCGAGCGGCTCCGAGGTGAAGGAGACCAGCGCCGCGTTCTTCGCCGCCTGGGAGAAGGGGCAGGCCTCGGCGGCCGCCGACCTCACCAACAACGCGGCCCGGGCCGAGCCCCTGCTGGCCTCGTACGGCCAGGCCGCGCACATCACGGCGGTGAAGATCACACCCGGCGCGGCGGCCGGCGACAGCGTGCCGTTCGCCGTCAAGGCAACGGTGACCTTCGGGGGGAAGTCCAAGCCCCTCGCGTACCGCAGCCGGCTGACGGTCGTACGCGGCCTGACCACCGGGAAGGCGCTGGTGGACTGGCAGCCGTCGGTCGTCCACCCGGGGCTGAAGTCCATGGACGACACCCTCGTCACGGGCGCGTCGGCGGCGCCGTCCATCGAGGCGGTGGACCGCGACGGCAAGGTCCTGACGAAGGAGAAGTTCCCCTCCCTCGGGCCGATCCTGGACCAGCTGCGCGCCAAGTACGGCGAGCAGGCCGGGGGCACGGCCGGCGTCGAACTGGCCGTCAGGCACGCCACGCCGGACACCCCGGACACCCCGCTGCTGACGCTCGCCGAGGGCAAGGCGGGCAAGCTGCCCACCACCCTCAGCTCGGGCCTCCAGGCGGCGGCCGAGAAGGCCGTGCAGAAGTACGCCCAGTCGTCGGTGGTCGCCGTCAAACCGAGCACCGGGGAGGTGCTCGCGGTCGCCAACAACCGTACGGACGGCTGGAACGCCGCCTTCCTGGGCGAGGTGGCGCCCGGCTCCACCATGAAGATCGTCAGTGCGGCGACCCTCATCGACAACGGGCTCACCACCGCGAGCGGTGCAGCGCCCTGTCCGGCCTCGGCGGTCTCCGAGAGCCAGACCTTCAAGAACATCACCGGCATGAAGCCGGACGAGAACGCGACGCTGGCGGAGAGTTTCGCCCGGTCCTGCAACACGGCGTTCGTGAAGTTCGCCGACGAGGTGAAGGTCGACTCGCTCACGAACGAGGCCCGCGACCGCTTCGGCATCGGCCTCGACTGGCAGACCGGCATCCCGTCCTTCGACGGCTCGGTGCCGGCCGCCGGCGGACCGGACACCGCCGCCGCGCTGATCGGGCAGGGCCAGGTCCAGATGAACCCGCTGAACATGGCGTCGGTGACGGCGACCGCCATGACGGGCACCTTCCGGCAGCCGGTGATCGTGCCGCTCGGCCTGGACGACCGCACATCGGCACACGCGCGTGGACTGTCGTCGGGTACCGTGCAGCAGCTGCGCTCGATGATGAACCGCACCGCGACCAGCGGCACCGCGGCCCGGTTGATGGCCGGGCTGAGCGGCCGGATCGGCGCGAAGACCGGGTCCGCCGAGGTCGACGGCCGCGCCCGTTCGGACAGCTGGTTCACCGGGTACCGGGGGGATGTCGCCGCCGCCGCGATGACCCAGGACGGCGGGCACGGCGTCGACGCGTCCGGCCCGATCGTCGTGGACGTACTGCGGGCGGGCTGA
- a CDS encoding penicillin-binding transpeptidase domain-containing protein encodes MGKRRRVEERRSKRRPAVTGGVIAGAVVVGAGLGVWALYGGGAAADEGSAAAANGKQVPRVRADAPSAAEAKSAAARFLTDWQQGEVAGAAAATDDPAAATVLLTGWTKDAHVTGVSLTAGKAHGAKVPFSVRGTVKYKGVGKPLSYSSALTVVRNPKNGKAQVDWHASVVHPDLQDGDRLVTGESGTPPVKALDAKGGELTAARYPSLEPVLDGLREKYGKKAGGKAGVELQVVRGKASKAKKASDKTLLELSKGTPGTVRTTLSPTLQAAAEQQVAKKARSSVVVLRPSTGEILAVANAGHGFNTAFNGSLAPGSTMKVVTSSLLIEKDLASADKKHPCPKTFTYGGWKFHNDDDFEITGGTFKASFARSCNTAFISQAPELDDDSLTKQAQQVFGLSLNNWAIGVPSFDGSVPVQSAAQKAASLIGQGGVRMNPLNMASVAATVKAGTFHQPYLVAPSVDDRKLATASRTMSASTLGQLRELMNYTAAAGTAAEAMSGLGPDYGAKTGSAEVDNQDKPNGWFTAYRGDLAAAGVVQAGGHGGDTAGPIVASLLRMGG; translated from the coding sequence GTGGGCAAGAGAAGGCGCGTCGAAGAGCGGCGCAGCAAACGGCGGCCCGCCGTGACCGGTGGGGTGATCGCCGGTGCCGTCGTCGTCGGGGCGGGTCTCGGGGTCTGGGCGCTGTACGGCGGCGGAGCGGCCGCCGACGAGGGGTCCGCCGCGGCCGCCAACGGCAAGCAGGTGCCGCGGGTCAGGGCCGACGCGCCGTCGGCGGCCGAGGCGAAGTCCGCGGCCGCGCGGTTCCTGACGGACTGGCAGCAGGGCGAGGTGGCCGGCGCGGCCGCCGCGACGGACGACCCGGCCGCCGCCACCGTCCTCCTGACCGGCTGGACCAAGGACGCCCACGTCACGGGCGTCAGCCTCACCGCGGGCAAGGCGCACGGGGCGAAGGTGCCGTTCTCCGTGCGGGGCACGGTGAAGTACAAGGGCGTCGGCAAGCCGCTGAGCTACTCCAGCGCGCTCACCGTCGTCCGCAATCCGAAGAACGGCAAGGCGCAGGTCGACTGGCACGCCTCCGTCGTCCACCCGGACCTCCAGGACGGCGACCGGCTCGTCACCGGCGAGTCCGGCACCCCGCCGGTCAAGGCCCTGGACGCCAAGGGAGGTGAGCTGACCGCCGCCCGGTACCCCTCCCTCGAACCGGTCCTCGACGGACTGCGGGAGAAGTACGGCAAGAAGGCGGGCGGCAAGGCGGGCGTGGAGCTCCAGGTCGTGCGCGGCAAGGCGTCGAAGGCGAAGAAGGCCTCCGACAAGACCTTGCTGGAGCTGAGCAAGGGCACCCCGGGCACCGTGCGGACCACGCTGAGCCCCACGCTCCAGGCGGCCGCCGAACAGCAGGTGGCGAAGAAGGCACGCTCGTCGGTGGTCGTCCTGCGCCCCTCCACGGGCGAGATCCTCGCGGTGGCGAACGCCGGTCACGGCTTCAACACGGCGTTCAACGGCTCCCTCGCGCCCGGCTCCACGATGAAGGTCGTCACGTCGTCCCTGCTCATCGAGAAGGACCTCGCCTCGGCGGACAAGAAGCACCCCTGCCCGAAGACGTTCACCTACGGCGGCTGGAAGTTCCACAACGACGACGACTTCGAGATCACCGGCGGCACGTTCAAGGCGAGCTTCGCGCGCTCCTGCAACACGGCCTTCATCAGCCAGGCCCCCGAGCTGGACGACGACAGCCTGACCAAGCAGGCCCAGCAGGTGTTCGGTCTGTCGCTGAACAACTGGGCCATCGGCGTCCCGTCCTTCGACGGCTCGGTGCCGGTGCAGTCGGCCGCCCAGAAGGCGGCGTCGCTGATCGGTCAGGGCGGGGTCCGGATGAACCCGCTGAACATGGCGTCGGTGGCGGCCACCGTGAAGGCGGGCACCTTCCACCAGCCGTACCTGGTCGCCCCGTCGGTCGACGACCGCAAGCTGGCGACGGCCTCGCGCACCATGTCGGCGTCCACGCTGGGGCAGTTGCGGGAGCTGATGAACTACACCGCCGCGGCCGGCACCGCGGCCGAGGCGATGTCCGGCCTGGGCCCCGACTACGGCGCCAAGACGGGCTCGGCGGAGGTCGACAACCAGGACAAGCCCAACGGCTGGTTCACCGCCTACCGCGGCGACCTGGCGGCGGCGGGCGTGGTGCAGGCGGGCGGCCACGGCGGCGACACGGCCGGGCCGATCGTGGCGTCCCTGCTGCGGATGGGCGGCTGA
- a CDS encoding SsgA family sporulation/cell division regulator codes for MSVVEQYARAHIVSDADRIGEDAAVPVVLRYDSEEPRTVRVGLPDRREWTFSRTLLEQGLRVPTGTGEVRVWPCGRVQAVVEFHSAHGVSVVQFESKTLLRFLRRTYSATAQQPVTH; via the coding sequence ATGTCCGTAGTCGAGCAGTACGCGCGTGCCCACATCGTCAGCGACGCCGACCGCATCGGAGAGGATGCGGCGGTACCGGTCGTCCTGCGCTACGACTCCGAGGAACCCCGCACCGTCCGCGTCGGACTGCCCGACCGCCGGGAGTGGACGTTCTCCCGCACCCTCCTCGAACAGGGGCTGCGGGTGCCGACCGGCACCGGCGAGGTCCGGGTCTGGCCCTGCGGACGGGTCCAGGCCGTGGTCGAGTTCCATTCCGCGCACGGCGTCTCGGTCGTCCAGTTCGAGTCCAAGACACTGCTGCGGTTCCTGCGCCGCACCTACTCGGCGACGGCGCAGCAGCCTGTCACGCACTGA
- a CDS encoding energy-coupling factor ABC transporter permease, whose translation MHVPDGFINAPTSAVTGVVAAGAIAVSLRGARRELDDRTAPLAGLVAAFIFAVQMLNFPVAAGTSGHLLGGALAAILVGPCTGVLCVSVVLLMQGILFADGGLTALGVNITDMAIVTTVVSYAVFRGLVKVLPRSRRSITAASFVAAALSVPAAAVAFTFIYWIGGTTDVAIGKVATAMIGVHVLIGIGEAVITALTVGAVVAVRPDLVHGARDLRQKLRLRVHGELVDAPAPEAAPVAARTSRRTLWVTGLVTSLVLAGFVSFYASSNPDGLEKVAADKGIDKKTGQHASADSPLADYGVKDVSDARLSGGLAGVIGVGVTVVAGSTVFWAVRRRRAGDDVSATATGSV comes from the coding sequence GTGCACGTACCCGACGGATTCATCAACGCCCCGACCTCCGCCGTCACCGGAGTCGTCGCCGCCGGCGCGATCGCCGTGAGTCTGCGCGGCGCGCGCCGTGAGCTCGACGACCGCACCGCGCCGCTGGCCGGCCTCGTGGCGGCGTTCATCTTCGCCGTGCAGATGCTGAACTTCCCCGTCGCGGCGGGGACCAGCGGACATCTGCTCGGCGGCGCGCTCGCCGCGATACTCGTGGGCCCCTGCACAGGGGTCCTGTGCGTCTCCGTGGTCCTGCTGATGCAGGGCATCCTCTTCGCGGACGGCGGCCTGACCGCGCTCGGCGTGAACATCACCGACATGGCGATCGTGACGACCGTCGTGTCCTACGCCGTCTTCCGCGGCCTGGTGAAGGTGCTGCCGCGCAGCCGCCGGTCCATCACCGCCGCATCCTTCGTCGCCGCGGCGCTCTCCGTGCCCGCCGCCGCGGTGGCCTTCACGTTCATCTACTGGATCGGCGGCACCACCGACGTGGCGATCGGCAAGGTCGCCACCGCGATGATCGGCGTCCACGTGCTGATCGGCATCGGCGAGGCCGTCATCACCGCGCTGACCGTGGGCGCCGTCGTCGCCGTCCGGCCGGACCTCGTCCACGGAGCGCGCGACCTGCGGCAGAAGCTCCGGCTGCGGGTGCACGGCGAACTCGTCGACGCCCCGGCGCCCGAGGCCGCGCCCGTGGCGGCGCGCACCTCCCGGCGCACCCTGTGGGTGACGGGTCTGGTCACCTCCCTGGTCCTGGCCGGCTTCGTCAGCTTCTACGCCTCCTCGAACCCCGACGGCCTGGAGAAGGTCGCCGCCGACAAGGGCATCGACAAGAAGACCGGGCAGCACGCCTCGGCCGACTCCCCGCTCGCCGACTACGGCGTCAAGGACGTGTCGGACGCCCGTCTCTCCGGCGGCCTCGCGGGCGTGATCGGCGTAGGAGTGACCGTCGTCGCGGGCAGCACCGTGTTCTGGGCGGTCCGCAGGCGGCGCGCGGGCGACGACGTGTCCGCCACGGCCACGGGGAGCGTCTGA
- the cbiQ gene encoding cobalt ECF transporter T component CbiQ, which yields MGAGHAHRLYRHGHSPVHGLPPHTKLAAAFGFVVVVVSTPREAMWAFALYAALLAVVARHARVPAGFLLKRLLIEVPFVAFAVLMPFVAQGERVDVLGLSLSVNGLWGAWNVLAKGTLGVAASVLLASTTELRELLLGLQRLRLPPLLVQIASFMIRYGDVITDEMRRMRIARESRGFEARGVRHWGVLAKSAGALFIRSYERGERVHLAMVSRGYAGSMPVIDEVTASRAQWSYALALPFAALAVCVLGWAL from the coding sequence ATGGGCGCCGGGCACGCGCACCGGCTCTACCGGCACGGGCACTCCCCCGTCCACGGTCTGCCGCCGCACACCAAACTCGCCGCCGCCTTCGGCTTCGTGGTCGTCGTCGTGTCGACGCCGCGCGAGGCGATGTGGGCGTTCGCCCTGTACGCCGCGCTGCTGGCCGTCGTCGCGCGGCACGCGCGCGTGCCCGCCGGTTTCCTGCTCAAACGTCTGCTGATCGAGGTGCCGTTCGTCGCGTTCGCGGTGCTGATGCCGTTCGTGGCACAGGGTGAACGGGTCGACGTCCTCGGCCTGTCGCTCAGCGTCAACGGACTGTGGGGCGCCTGGAACGTCCTGGCGAAGGGCACCCTGGGCGTCGCCGCCTCCGTCCTGCTGGCGTCCACGACGGAGCTGCGCGAGCTGCTTCTCGGACTGCAACGCCTGCGGCTGCCCCCGCTGCTCGTGCAGATCGCGTCCTTCATGATCCGTTACGGCGACGTCATCACGGACGAGATGCGCCGGATGCGGATCGCCCGGGAGTCGCGTGGCTTCGAGGCCCGCGGCGTGCGCCACTGGGGCGTGCTCGCCAAGTCGGCGGGCGCGTTGTTCATCCGCTCCTACGAACGCGGCGAGCGCGTGCACCTGGCCATGGTCAGCCGCGGGTACGCCGGTTCGATGCCGGTGATCGACGAGGTGACCGCTTCCCGGGCGCAGTGGTCGTACGCGCTCGCCCTGCCGTTCGCCGCGCTCGCCGTCTGCGTGTTGGGATGGGCCCTGTGA
- a CDS encoding energy-coupling factor ABC transporter ATP-binding protein yields MGPVTDAVTPSVTPAPSLEVAGLAFAYPDGHQALFGVDFSVARGERVALLGPNGAGKTTLVLHLNGILTGGAGTVTVAGLPVGRQHMAEIRRRVGIVFQDPDDQLFMPTVREDVAFGPAAAGLKGDALEARVDHALAQVGMAEFKDRPPHHLSFGQRRRVAVATVLAMEPEILVLDEPSSNLDPASRRELADILRALDVTVLMVTHDLPYALELCPRALILSDGVIAADGRTGDLLADDTLMRAHRLELPFGFDPRSATMDA; encoded by the coding sequence ATGGGCCCTGTGACCGACGCCGTGACTCCTTCCGTGACACCCGCGCCCTCCCTGGAGGTGGCGGGCCTGGCCTTCGCCTACCCCGACGGCCACCAGGCCCTGTTCGGGGTGGACTTCTCCGTCGCGCGGGGCGAGCGCGTCGCGCTGCTCGGGCCCAACGGCGCCGGCAAGACCACCCTGGTGCTGCACCTCAACGGCATCCTGACCGGCGGCGCGGGCACCGTGACGGTGGCCGGGCTGCCCGTCGGCCGGCAGCACATGGCCGAGATCCGCCGCAGGGTCGGCATCGTCTTCCAGGACCCGGACGACCAGCTGTTCATGCCCACGGTCCGCGAGGACGTGGCGTTCGGGCCGGCGGCGGCCGGGCTGAAGGGGGACGCCCTGGAGGCGCGGGTCGACCACGCGCTCGCGCAGGTCGGCATGGCGGAGTTCAAGGACCGTCCGCCGCACCACCTGTCCTTCGGCCAGCGGCGCCGGGTGGCCGTCGCGACGGTGCTCGCGATGGAACCGGAGATCCTCGTCCTGGACGAGCCGTCGTCCAACCTCGACCCGGCCTCGCGTCGCGAACTGGCCGACATCCTGCGCGCCCTGGACGTCACGGTGCTCATGGTCACGCACGACCTGCCGTACGCCCTCGAGCTGTGCCCGCGGGCCCTGATCCTGAGCGACGGCGTGATCGCGGCGGACGGCAGGACCGGCGACCTGCTGGCCGACGACACGCTCATGCGCGCACATCGCCTGGAGCTGCCCTTCGGGTTCGACCCGCGCTCGGCGACAATGGACGCGTGA
- a CDS encoding MarR family winged helix-turn-helix transcriptional regulator, protein MTNEAPTAAGTLLLDEQLCFALYAAQRAVTAAYRPLLDELGLTYPQYLVLLVLWERGETTVKELAAALRLDYGTMSPLLKRLEAAGLVRRERSARDERTVLVACTGRGEELKGRAERVPGNLLASTGLEAAEVARLREDLWGLAQRAQNAADRTR, encoded by the coding sequence GTGACGAACGAGGCACCCACCGCCGCCGGCACGCTGCTCCTGGACGAGCAGCTGTGTTTCGCGCTGTACGCGGCCCAGCGCGCGGTGACGGCCGCGTACCGGCCGCTCCTGGACGAACTGGGGCTCACCTACCCCCAGTACCTCGTGCTGCTGGTCCTGTGGGAGCGCGGTGAGACGACCGTCAAGGAGCTGGCGGCCGCCCTGCGCCTCGACTACGGCACGATGTCGCCGCTGCTGAAGCGGCTGGAGGCGGCGGGGCTGGTGCGCCGGGAGCGCTCGGCCCGTGACGAGCGCACGGTGCTCGTGGCGTGCACCGGACGCGGGGAGGAACTGAAGGGGCGCGCGGAGCGCGTGCCCGGCAACCTGCTCGCGTCGACGGGGCTGGAGGCGGCGGAGGTCGCGCGGCTGCGCGAGGACCTGTGGGGGCTCGCGCAGCGGGCCCAGAACGCGGCGGACCGCACCCGCTGA
- a CDS encoding organic hydroperoxide resistance protein: protein MTYVAEATAHGGRDGFVTSQDGQIGLKVAMPPELGGDGNGTNPEQLFAAGYSSCFHNALILVGNRAGFDLTGSTVAAKVGIGPNKHKGYGLAVALSVSLPVLDRDLAEKLVDAAHQVCPYSNATRGNIDVTIILG from the coding sequence ATCACGTACGTCGCCGAAGCGACCGCGCACGGCGGCCGCGACGGGTTCGTGACCAGTCAGGACGGCCAGATCGGGCTCAAGGTGGCGATGCCGCCGGAGCTGGGCGGGGACGGCAACGGCACCAATCCGGAGCAGCTCTTCGCGGCCGGATACAGCTCCTGCTTCCACAACGCGCTGATCCTCGTCGGCAACCGTGCGGGCTTCGACCTCACGGGGTCGACGGTGGCGGCGAAGGTCGGGATCGGCCCGAACAAGCACAAGGGCTACGGACTGGCCGTCGCCCTCAGCGTCTCGCTGCCCGTCCTGGACCGGGACCTCGCCGAGAAGCTGGTGGACGCCGCGCACCAGGTGTGCCCGTACTCCAACGCCACCCGCGGCAACATCGACGTGACGATCATCCTCGGCTAG
- a CDS encoding serine hydrolase domain-containing protein, producing MDVSGAVTEGFEPVREAFVRNFEVLGDRGAAVTVYRDGHKVVDLWGGTRDVDGVDGDAPWERGTAQIVRSATKGVAAAALLLLHQRGELDLDAPVGTYWPQYKAAGKERTLVRDLLAHRAGVPVLDRPLTPAEAADPDLGAAAVAAQAPVWEPGTDHGYHAQTYSWLTGELVRRVTGRTVGAYVADEIAGPVGADLWLGLPPELHARVGRVGQVEGPAPAGALRTRPKPAVTAAYADPGSLTRRAFAAITPLPDENDPAYRSAVLPASNGIATADGLARFYASLIGEVDGGVRLLRPETVERARGERSSGPDRVLVVNTRFGLGYMLHGAASPLLSPTSFGHPGRGGALGLADPASGIAFGYVTNGFRTSVTADPRAQALLRAVRTAVAAGR from the coding sequence GTGGACGTGAGCGGTGCGGTGACCGAGGGCTTCGAGCCCGTACGGGAGGCGTTCGTCCGCAATTTCGAGGTGCTCGGCGACCGGGGCGCGGCGGTGACCGTCTACCGGGACGGGCACAAGGTCGTCGACCTGTGGGGCGGCACCCGGGACGTGGACGGCGTGGACGGCGACGCGCCCTGGGAACGGGGCACCGCGCAGATCGTGCGCTCGGCGACCAAGGGCGTCGCGGCCGCCGCGCTCCTGCTGCTGCATCAGCGCGGCGAACTGGACCTGGACGCGCCCGTGGGCACGTACTGGCCGCAGTACAAGGCGGCCGGCAAGGAACGGACCCTCGTACGGGACCTGCTGGCGCACCGCGCGGGCGTCCCCGTCCTGGACCGCCCCCTGACGCCCGCGGAGGCCGCCGATCCCGACCTGGGCGCGGCGGCGGTGGCGGCGCAGGCGCCCGTCTGGGAGCCCGGCACGGACCACGGGTACCACGCGCAGACGTACAGCTGGCTGACCGGCGAGCTGGTCCGGCGGGTCACCGGGCGGACCGTCGGCGCGTACGTCGCCGACGAGATCGCCGGGCCGGTGGGGGCCGACCTGTGGCTCGGACTGCCGCCGGAGCTGCACGCGCGCGTGGGGCGCGTGGGACAGGTGGAGGGGCCCGCACCGGCGGGAGCCCTCAGGACCCGCCCCAAGCCCGCCGTGACCGCCGCCTACGCCGACCCGGGCTCCCTCACCCGCCGCGCCTTCGCCGCGATCACCCCGCTCCCCGACGAGAACGACCCGGCCTACCGGTCCGCGGTGCTCCCCGCCTCCAACGGCATCGCGACCGCCGACGGCCTGGCCCGCTTCTACGCCTCCCTGATCGGCGAGGTGGACGGCGGGGTACGGCTGCTGCGCCCGGAGACGGTGGAACGGGCCCGCGGCGAGCGGTCGTCGGGCCCGGACCGCGTACTCGTCGTGAACACCCGCTTCGGCCTGGGCTACATGCTGCACGGGGCGGCCTCCCCGCTGCTGTCGCCCACCTCGTTCGGTCACCCGGGCCGCGGCGGCGCGCTGGGCCTCGCCGATCCCGCCTCGGGGATCGCCTTCGGCTACGTCACCAACGGGTTCCGCACGAGCGTGACGGCGGACCCGCGCGCGCAGGCGCTGCTGCGGGCGGTACGGACGGCCGTGGCGGCGGGCCGCTGA
- a CDS encoding DUF1876 domain-containing protein has translation MHTTVGWHVELEFEEDGRHTRAVAMVRLPDGTEIRTQGHATRHNVDVDQPRVGEEIAGARALNEIAMRLLTKAHVEIDDDSGRKSHSINV, from the coding sequence ATGCACACCACTGTCGGATGGCATGTCGAGCTGGAGTTCGAGGAGGACGGCCGGCACACGCGCGCGGTGGCGATGGTGCGGCTGCCCGACGGGACCGAGATCAGGACCCAGGGGCATGCCACCCGGCACAACGTGGACGTCGACCAGCCGCGGGTCGGCGAGGAGATCGCCGGCGCCCGCGCCCTCAACGAGATCGCGATGCGCCTGCTCACCAAGGCCCATGTGGAGATCGACGACGACTCGGGCCGCAAGTCGCACTCGATCAACGTCTGA
- a CDS encoding EamA family transporter — protein MTPLVTAAVLLAALTHAGWNAIAHRITDKLVGFTLIAGGGMVIGLALVPFAPLPAARAWPYLLASVLVHTAYYALLMRSFRLGDFGQAYPLARGSAPLVVTVLAAVFAHEVPDGWAAAGVALSCAGLTGVALWGLRGRRPDWPAIGAALATGATIAAYTVVDGIGVRASGSSLGYIAWLMAVQGVVLPVYAVHRWRGRTAAVLRPFAALGLLGAALSVLAYGLVLWAQTRAELAPVAALRESSVLVAAAIGAVFFKERFGAPRLVAAGILVVGIGLMLHTG, from the coding sequence GTGACCCCGCTGGTCACCGCCGCCGTCCTGCTCGCCGCGCTCACGCACGCCGGCTGGAACGCCATCGCCCACCGGATCACCGACAAGCTCGTCGGCTTCACGCTGATCGCCGGCGGCGGCATGGTCATCGGGCTCGCGCTGGTGCCGTTCGCCCCTCTCCCGGCGGCCCGCGCGTGGCCGTACCTGCTGGCCTCCGTGCTCGTCCACACCGCCTACTACGCGCTGCTGATGCGGTCGTTCCGGCTCGGGGACTTCGGGCAGGCCTACCCCCTCGCGCGCGGCTCCGCGCCCCTCGTCGTCACCGTGCTCGCCGCCGTCTTCGCGCACGAGGTGCCGGACGGCTGGGCGGCCGCCGGCGTCGCGCTGTCGTGCGCGGGGCTGACCGGCGTCGCCCTGTGGGGACTGCGCGGACGCCGGCCCGACTGGCCGGCGATCGGGGCCGCGCTGGCCACCGGGGCGACCATCGCCGCCTACACGGTCGTCGACGGCATCGGCGTGCGCGCCTCGGGGTCCTCGCTGGGGTACATCGCCTGGCTGATGGCCGTGCAGGGCGTCGTGCTGCCCGTGTACGCCGTGCACCGCTGGCGCGGGCGGACCGCCGCCGTCCTGCGCCCCTTCGCCGCCCTCGGCCTCCTCGGGGCCGCGCTGTCCGTCCTCGCGTACGGCCTCGTCCTGTGGGCGCAGACCCGGGCCGAACTGGCGCCCGTCGCCGCGCTGCGGGAGTCGTCGGTGCTCGTCGCCGCGGCCATCGGCGCCGTGTTCTTCAAGGAGCGGTTCGGCGCACCGCGGCTCGTCGCCGCCGGGATCCTCGTCGTCGGCATCGGACTGATGCTGCACACCGGCTGA